A genome region from Microbacterium sp. CGR2 includes the following:
- a CDS encoding ATP-dependent DNA helicase RecG, whose protein sequence is MSLTLDSSLEEALGATPAKTLNRAFGMKTVADLVSHYPRRYADPGELTPIRDLPVGETVTIVAEVLSSSFRRMRNRPGAMVDVVIGDGVGRMSLTFFAKNIGQAEWRSKDLAVGRRGVFSGKVGMFNDVTQFAHPEYELFDDEDAARRRADARAAVLIPIYPATASLQTWQIAKFVGRVLDALTSVPDPLPESLRADEELLSARDALEYIHRPRTRNDIDPAVRTLRMHEALTLQAALLQQRAAVRALSATARPAQPGGLLDRFDAALPYALTPDQQTVGDEVARDLLGAWPMNRLVQGEVGSGKTLVALRAMLQVAETGGQAALIAPTEVLAGQHLRSIAKMLGPELAPLVMPTLLTGQLPAAERRKAALRVASGQSLIVVGTHALLGEKTTFADLGLVVVDEQHRFGVEQREALRAKGSSPHALVLTATPIPRTVAMTVFGDLDTSVIRTMPAGRAGIETFVAPLSEHPGWFNRVWDRAAEEIAQGRQVFAVCAAIDTAKKTAEAGEQPVVAPEGAAGPRWGVVQLDEALGTHPTLGGLRRAVLHGRMPSDEKDAVMQAFARGDIDLLLATTVIEVGVDVPNASTMIVLDADRFGVSQLHQLRGRVGRGGVPGLCLLVTEAETGSVARDRVDAVAATLDGFALAEVDLELRGEGDVLGAAQAGVRSSLKLLRVVKDAGLIALAREIAEGILSGDSELASHPDLREAIGRRVSDEDRAALAKN, encoded by the coding sequence ATGTCCCTCACGCTCGATTCTTCGCTCGAGGAAGCGCTGGGCGCGACTCCGGCGAAGACGCTGAATCGTGCGTTCGGTATGAAGACGGTCGCTGATCTGGTCTCCCACTATCCCCGGCGCTACGCCGACCCTGGCGAGCTCACCCCGATCCGCGACCTTCCGGTCGGCGAGACCGTGACGATCGTCGCCGAAGTCCTCTCGTCGAGTTTCCGCCGCATGCGCAATCGTCCCGGAGCGATGGTCGATGTCGTCATCGGTGACGGCGTCGGGCGGATGTCGTTGACCTTCTTCGCCAAGAACATCGGCCAGGCCGAGTGGCGATCGAAGGACCTCGCCGTCGGTCGCCGCGGTGTGTTCTCCGGCAAGGTCGGGATGTTCAACGACGTCACGCAATTCGCTCATCCCGAATACGAACTCTTCGATGACGAAGACGCAGCGCGACGGCGTGCCGATGCCCGCGCGGCGGTGCTCATCCCGATCTATCCGGCGACCGCGAGCCTGCAGACGTGGCAGATCGCGAAGTTCGTCGGACGCGTGCTCGACGCCCTCACGTCGGTGCCCGACCCGCTCCCGGAAAGTCTGCGCGCCGACGAGGAGCTGCTCTCGGCACGTGATGCGCTGGAGTACATCCACCGCCCGCGGACGCGCAACGACATCGACCCGGCCGTGCGAACCCTGCGCATGCACGAGGCGCTGACGCTGCAGGCCGCGCTGCTTCAGCAGCGAGCCGCCGTTCGAGCTCTCTCGGCGACCGCCCGTCCCGCGCAGCCCGGTGGGCTCCTCGATCGATTCGACGCGGCCCTGCCCTATGCGCTGACCCCTGATCAGCAGACGGTGGGTGACGAGGTGGCGCGTGACCTCCTCGGCGCCTGGCCGATGAATCGGTTGGTGCAGGGCGAGGTCGGCTCGGGCAAGACGTTGGTGGCGCTCCGGGCGATGCTGCAGGTGGCGGAAACCGGCGGGCAGGCCGCTTTGATCGCCCCGACCGAGGTGCTGGCAGGACAGCATCTGCGTTCGATCGCCAAGATGCTGGGACCCGAGCTGGCCCCGTTGGTGATGCCGACTCTGCTCACGGGCCAGCTTCCTGCCGCCGAGCGCCGCAAGGCGGCTCTGCGCGTCGCCTCCGGGCAGTCGCTCATCGTGGTCGGCACCCATGCACTGCTCGGCGAGAAGACGACGTTCGCCGACCTCGGCCTCGTGGTCGTCGACGAGCAGCACCGTTTCGGCGTCGAGCAGCGGGAGGCGCTGCGCGCCAAGGGATCCAGCCCGCATGCGCTGGTCCTCACGGCGACGCCGATTCCGAGAACGGTGGCGATGACGGTGTTCGGAGATCTCGATACCTCGGTGATCCGCACCATGCCGGCGGGTCGCGCGGGAATCGAGACCTTCGTCGCCCCCCTGTCGGAGCATCCCGGGTGGTTCAACCGGGTGTGGGATCGGGCGGCGGAGGAGATCGCGCAGGGGCGGCAGGTCTTCGCGGTCTGTGCCGCGATCGACACCGCGAAGAAGACCGCAGAAGCGGGCGAGCAGCCGGTCGTGGCTCCGGAGGGCGCGGCGGGGCCGCGGTGGGGTGTTGTGCAGCTCGACGAAGCACTCGGTACACATCCGACACTCGGCGGCCTCCGACGGGCCGTCCTGCACGGACGGATGCCCTCCGACGAGAAAGACGCTGTGATGCAGGCCTTCGCCCGCGGCGATATCGATCTGCTGCTCGCCACGACCGTGATCGAGGTCGGGGTGGACGTCCCCAACGCCTCCACCATGATCGTGCTCGACGCCGACAGGTTCGGCGTGTCACAACTGCATCAGTTGCGCGGAAGGGTCGGTCGTGGTGGTGTGCCAGGGCTCTGCCTTCTGGTGACCGAAGCCGAGACGGGCTCTGTGGCTCGTGACCGTGTCGACGCAGTGGCCGCGACGCTTGACGGTTTCGCACTCGCAGAGGTCGATCTTGAACTTCGTGGTGAAGGCGACGTGCTCGGCGCGGCCCAGGCGGGAGTTCGCTCGTCCTTGAAGCTGCTCCGGGTGGTCAAAGACGCCGGGCTCATCGCCCTGGCGCGCGAGATCGCCGAGGGAATCCTCTCAGGCGACTCGGAACTCGCATCCCATCCCGACTTGCGCGAGGCGATCGGCAGGCGCGTGAGCGACGAGGATCGCGCGGCGCTCGCGAAGAACTGA
- the coaD gene encoding pantetheine-phosphate adenylyltransferase codes for MSSRIAVVPGSFDPPTLGHLDVIRRAAKLYDELHVLVVHNPGKEAMLPIAQRLSLLERSIEEDGMAGKIVIGSWSMGLLVDYARDVGAGVLVKGIRSQIDVAYESPMAIVNRHLADIETVFLLPDPSHALVSSSLVRQVASLGGDVTPFVPPAVAAFLDTGSRGL; via the coding sequence ATGAGCAGCAGGATCGCCGTCGTGCCGGGTTCTTTCGATCCGCCCACATTGGGCCATCTCGACGTCATTCGACGTGCCGCGAAGCTGTACGACGAGCTGCACGTGCTGGTCGTGCACAACCCCGGCAAGGAGGCGATGCTTCCGATCGCGCAGCGGTTGTCGCTCCTGGAGCGTTCCATCGAGGAAGACGGCATGGCCGGGAAGATCGTCATCGGATCCTGGAGCATGGGGCTCCTGGTCGACTACGCCAGGGATGTCGGCGCGGGGGTCCTGGTGAAGGGCATCCGTTCGCAGATCGATGTCGCATACGAATCTCCCATGGCCATCGTCAACCGGCATCTCGCCGACATCGAGACGGTGTTCCTTCTTCCCGACCCCTCTCACGCACTGGTGTCGAGCTCCCTCGTGCGGCAGGTCGCTTCTCTCGGCGGCGATGTGACCCCCTTCGTGCCTCCGGCGGTCGCGGCGTTCCTCGACACCGGCTCCCGAGGGCTCTGA
- a CDS encoding DUF177 domain-containing protein — MNGPFNLPARDIVRRPGEMREHEFTVTLTEPWGEGIVTFETGSQIDIDVRLESVHEGILVSGTADAEYVGVCGRCLTEIARPVEVEFQELFAYPGEEETDFEVQDDHVDLETLVRDAAVLSLPFQPVCQPDCPGLDPSTGERLTVSTGTEQAAPIDPRWSALQNITDQGRAAERGATENTEES, encoded by the coding sequence CTGAACGGCCCTTTCAACCTCCCCGCCCGCGACATCGTTCGACGCCCGGGCGAGATGCGCGAGCACGAGTTCACCGTGACTCTGACCGAGCCCTGGGGCGAGGGGATCGTGACCTTCGAAACCGGATCACAGATCGACATCGATGTGCGGCTGGAGTCCGTGCATGAGGGGATTCTGGTGTCGGGTACGGCCGATGCCGAGTACGTCGGAGTGTGCGGAAGATGCCTCACCGAGATCGCTCGGCCCGTCGAAGTCGAGTTCCAGGAGCTTTTCGCGTATCCTGGTGAGGAAGAAACTGACTTCGAGGTTCAAGACGACCACGTGGATCTTGAAACTCTCGTCAGGGATGCGGCCGTATTGTCGCTTCCGTTTCAGCCGGTGTGTCAGCCGGATTGCCCGGGTCTCGACCCGAGTACGGGCGAACGGCTGACCGTGAGCACCGGAACGGAGCAGGCCGCTCCCATCGATCCTCGGTGGAGTGCGCTCCAGAACATCACAGACCAAGGGCGCGCAGCAGAACGCGGCGCGACCGAGAACACAGAAGAGAGTTAG
- the rpmF gene encoding 50S ribosomal protein L32, which yields MAGNPPKRKVSRSNTRSRRAQWKAAPITLVKTEENGKTVYSRPHQAKVVTDSQGTELYMEYKGRKVADV from the coding sequence ATGGCTGGTAACCCCCCGAAGCGCAAAGTATCCCGCTCCAACACCCGCTCGCGTCGCGCGCAGTGGAAGGCGGCGCCCATCACCCTCGTGAAGACGGAAGAAAACGGCAAGACCGTCTACAGCCGTCCTCACCAGGCGAAGGTCGTCACCGACTCCCAGGGCACCGAGCTCTACATGGAGTACAAGGGCCGCAAGGTCGCTGACGTCTGA
- the rnc gene encoding ribonuclease III has product MTEVPGGTRPLPEKLRVDIDAELLELALTHRSYAYEHGGIPHNERLEFLGDSVLGQAVTVMLFTTHPDLDEGELAKRRASVVSTVALAEVARGIDLGSHLLLGRGEEQTGGRDKDSILADTMEAVIGATYLSVGPEAATALVLRLTAPLLADPERYGAAMDPKTSLQELAARSGATPPQYSVEASGPDHDRRFTATVVVGDVRMTGTGSSKKTAEMAAALSAWRLLDERA; this is encoded by the coding sequence GTGACAGAGGTCCCCGGGGGGACGAGACCTCTCCCTGAGAAGCTCCGCGTCGATATCGACGCGGAGCTTCTGGAGTTGGCTCTCACTCATCGCTCCTATGCCTACGAGCATGGGGGCATCCCGCACAACGAGCGACTCGAGTTCCTGGGCGACTCGGTGCTCGGCCAGGCGGTGACGGTGATGCTCTTCACCACGCATCCCGACCTGGACGAGGGCGAGTTGGCCAAGCGGCGCGCCAGCGTCGTGTCCACTGTCGCCCTCGCCGAGGTGGCTCGCGGGATCGATCTGGGCAGCCATCTTCTGCTCGGCCGTGGCGAAGAGCAGACCGGCGGTCGCGACAAAGACTCGATCCTCGCGGACACGATGGAAGCCGTGATCGGCGCCACCTATCTCTCTGTGGGGCCGGAGGCAGCGACCGCGCTGGTGCTGCGGCTCACTGCGCCTCTGCTCGCCGACCCTGAGCGTTATGGTGCGGCGATGGACCCGAAGACGAGCTTGCAGGAACTCGCTGCCCGTTCGGGAGCGACTCCGCCGCAGTACTCCGTCGAGGCGAGTGGGCCCGACCATGATCGTCGCTTCACAGCCACGGTGGTCGTCGGAGACGTCCGTATGACGGGCACCGGAAGCAGCAAGAAGACGGCCGAGATGGCTGCGGCGCTCAGCGCCTGGCGCCTGCTCGACGAGCGTGCCTGA
- the mutM gene encoding bifunctional DNA-formamidopyrimidine glycosylase/DNA-(apurinic or apyrimidinic site) lyase — MPELPEVEVVRAGLAPAVVGSLISAVTVHDERALTRHPAGAADFVGRLEGSKFTAASRRGKFLWLPLDGAKSALIAHLGMSGQMLLRAPDAVLERHERIRLHIEHPVIGELAVVFADQRTFGSLAVDSLIDDGTSFVPSQVMHIARDPLDETFDDDRFRRALSVRGSAIKRVLLDQTIVSGIGNIYADESLWAARIHPETPAAHLSTRAVRRLLEEVRAVLTKALAEGGTSFDAQYVNVNGQAGYFAHSLNAYGRGGQPCPRCGGSIRREAFMNRSSHYCPRCQRLR; from the coding sequence GTGCCTGAGCTTCCCGAGGTCGAGGTCGTCCGCGCGGGGCTCGCGCCTGCTGTCGTCGGGTCGCTGATCAGCGCGGTGACGGTGCACGACGAGCGCGCGCTCACCCGGCATCCGGCGGGTGCTGCCGACTTCGTCGGACGCCTCGAGGGCTCGAAGTTCACGGCGGCGTCGCGGCGGGGGAAGTTCCTCTGGCTACCGCTGGACGGCGCGAAGTCCGCGTTGATCGCGCACCTGGGGATGAGTGGGCAGATGCTGCTCCGCGCCCCGGACGCCGTGCTCGAGCGCCACGAACGCATTCGCCTCCATATCGAGCACCCGGTGATCGGCGAACTCGCGGTCGTGTTCGCCGATCAGCGGACGTTCGGGTCGCTCGCGGTCGACAGTCTGATCGACGACGGCACCTCTTTCGTGCCGAGCCAGGTCATGCACATCGCTCGCGACCCTCTGGATGAGACCTTCGACGATGATCGGTTCCGACGTGCACTCTCGGTGCGCGGCAGCGCCATCAAACGGGTGCTTCTCGATCAGACCATCGTCAGCGGCATCGGCAACATCTACGCCGACGAGTCTCTCTGGGCGGCCCGCATCCATCCGGAGACTCCGGCTGCACATCTCTCGACTCGGGCGGTTCGCCGGCTCCTCGAGGAGGTCCGCGCCGTGCTGACGAAGGCCCTCGCTGAGGGCGGAACCAGTTTCGATGCGCAGTACGTGAACGTGAACGGGCAGGCGGGCTACTTCGCGCACTCGCTCAACGCTTACGGCCGCGGCGGGCAACCGTGTCCGCGCTGCGGCGGCAGCATCCGCCGCGAGGCGTTCATGAATCGCTCGTCGCACTACTGTCCTCGCTGCCAACGTCTCCGCTGA
- a CDS encoding FtsX-like permease family protein, with product MNADVLSLLLRPSPGQNSVLALPVTAFGIVTTLVLSVIGGAQSFWGWSDPEAPIYQALAAIALVLLVVPLVSLGGAAARLSARRRDERLSTLRLLGVSPGGVTFATVVESVLVAAVGALLGVVGHLALSPLIGLIPFRGESLGFGAVVLPPLHIVVVFLGVLVLAAASATLGLRRVVISPLGVRTRSAPAKVHWVRVIVAVGAVAVAFVVIKAFPSIGDLVTTIIVLAGMFGAVLAVLNVLGPWVLKVAATRQLRRAAVPERLLAARVVLDSPKAAWRQVGGIAMASFMAVFAGTGVAVMNVMSAADASAADVALIDDIRTGLIITLVGSFLMVAASVGVNQASDVLDQRELHRSLHHLGVPLETVDRARRRAIMSPLLLTAVGSALCAGVLAFPLVGIALITAPLSLLTIASVIAIGIGVVWASTWATRPLLAGAFRVG from the coding sequence ATGAATGCCGACGTCCTCTCGCTGCTGCTTCGCCCTTCCCCGGGGCAGAACAGCGTTCTCGCCCTGCCCGTCACCGCATTCGGGATCGTGACCACCCTGGTGCTCAGCGTGATCGGCGGCGCCCAGTCCTTCTGGGGGTGGAGTGACCCGGAAGCCCCCATCTACCAGGCGCTCGCGGCCATCGCACTCGTCCTGCTGGTCGTCCCGCTGGTGTCACTCGGAGGTGCCGCCGCACGTCTTTCCGCGCGCCGCCGCGATGAACGCCTCTCCACGCTGCGACTGCTGGGCGTCTCCCCCGGGGGCGTCACGTTCGCGACGGTCGTCGAATCGGTCCTCGTCGCCGCTGTCGGCGCGCTCCTCGGAGTCGTCGGGCATCTCGCGCTCAGTCCCCTCATCGGACTGATCCCTTTTCGCGGTGAGTCGCTCGGTTTCGGGGCGGTGGTGCTGCCGCCACTCCACATCGTCGTGGTCTTCCTCGGTGTCCTCGTGCTCGCCGCCGCCAGCGCGACTCTCGGCCTTCGTCGAGTGGTGATCTCACCACTGGGCGTGCGCACGCGCTCGGCCCCCGCGAAGGTGCACTGGGTGCGCGTGATCGTCGCTGTCGGCGCTGTCGCGGTGGCCTTCGTGGTCATCAAGGCCTTCCCCTCGATCGGCGATCTCGTCACCACGATCATCGTTCTCGCCGGCATGTTCGGCGCCGTCCTCGCCGTGCTGAACGTTCTCGGCCCGTGGGTCCTGAAGGTCGCCGCCACCCGTCAGCTCCGCCGCGCCGCCGTGCCAGAGCGGCTCCTCGCCGCGCGCGTGGTGCTCGATTCTCCGAAAGCGGCGTGGCGACAGGTGGGCGGCATCGCGATGGCGAGCTTCATGGCCGTCTTCGCGGGCACCGGAGTCGCGGTCATGAACGTGATGAGCGCGGCCGACGCGTCCGCCGCAGATGTGGCTCTCATCGACGACATCCGCACCGGACTCATCATCACCCTCGTCGGCTCGTTCCTCATGGTCGCGGCATCCGTCGGGGTCAATCAGGCCTCGGACGTGCTGGACCAGCGAGAACTCCACCGCAGCCTCCATCACCTGGGCGTCCCCCTGGAAACCGTGGATCGCGCGCGACGTCGCGCGATCATGTCCCCGCTCCTGCTGACAGCGGTCGGATCCGCGCTCTGCGCAGGGGTCCTGGCCTTTCCGCTCGTGGGCATCGCGCTGATCACGGCGCCCCTCTCGCTCCTCACGATCGCGTCCGTCATCGCGATCGGCATCGGGGTCGTCTGGGCGAGTACCTGGGCCACGCGACCGCTGCTGGCCGGCGCGTTCCGCGTGGGGTGA
- a CDS encoding ABC transporter ATP-binding protein: MNIPLLEARALTKNFGPTRALAGVDLTVVRGESVAIMGASGSGKTTLLHVLAGIVAPDSGTVLFRPAEGEPVEVTALKEAARSRLRRERFGFVFQQGLLIPELTAVENVALASMINGVKRQNAVQHAASWLAALGLAGMEDRRIGELSGGQAQRVAIARAQATGAELVFADEPTGALDSRTSAEVMDALLWSTTGQGRTLVVVTHDPEVAARCTRTIAVRDGRIVSSAVAA; this comes from the coding sequence ATGAACATCCCTCTGCTCGAAGCCCGTGCCCTCACGAAGAATTTCGGACCCACACGAGCCCTCGCGGGCGTCGACCTGACGGTCGTTCGTGGCGAGTCCGTCGCGATCATGGGCGCATCCGGCTCCGGCAAGACGACTCTGCTGCACGTGCTGGCCGGAATCGTCGCACCGGATTCGGGGACCGTCCTCTTCCGGCCCGCAGAGGGAGAACCTGTCGAAGTGACCGCGCTGAAAGAGGCGGCTCGCTCGCGTCTGCGTCGGGAACGCTTCGGATTCGTCTTCCAACAGGGACTGTTGATCCCCGAGCTGACCGCGGTCGAGAATGTCGCGCTGGCCTCCATGATCAACGGTGTGAAGCGTCAGAACGCTGTCCAGCACGCGGCATCCTGGCTGGCAGCGCTCGGCCTCGCCGGCATGGAGGATCGTCGGATCGGCGAACTCTCCGGTGGGCAGGCCCAGCGCGTCGCGATCGCACGAGCCCAGGCCACCGGTGCAGAGCTCGTCTTCGCGGATGAGCCGACGGGAGCGCTCGACTCGCGCACGTCGGCCGAGGTCATGGACGCCCTGCTCTGGTCCACGACAGGCCAAGGGCGCACCCTGGTCGTCGTGACCCACGATCCGGAGGTGGCGGCGCGGTGCACGCGCACCATCGCCGTCCGTGACGGCCGGATCGTCTCGTCGGCGGTGGCCGCATGA
- a CDS encoding GNAT family N-acetyltransferase, whose protein sequence is MTTIAMTITPLTVPATLDGDDAGDFRAFGELNRRICDEAVGLPDLPPDAAQMLPDWQDDTDSVSLGFVARFEDEIAGMVTIAFAQEKDAHAAEIDLLVPAAQWGRGVEEALLARAQAEARARGRSVLQLWTLHRPGEAERMLMPRTGWGRVPATPLTDLLEAAGYELEQVERNSEFDLRADPTPLRDALTAAQETAGPDYRLVEWMLPTPPELRAGFAAVLARLSTDAPSGDMDFAAEEWDADRVVRREGRLTGAGQAVSVAAVQHVPTGDLVAYNELLIAADRTGVTHQFGTLVAKDHRGHRLGMIVKCANLLRWRDLMPHSPVVSTFNAEENRPMLDINEAIGFAPVSYAGAWQKKLGD, encoded by the coding sequence ATGACGACGATCGCGATGACGATCACCCCTCTCACCGTCCCCGCGACGCTGGATGGCGACGATGCAGGAGACTTCCGTGCATTCGGCGAGCTCAACCGGCGTATCTGCGATGAAGCCGTCGGCCTCCCCGACCTGCCGCCCGACGCCGCGCAGATGCTCCCCGACTGGCAGGACGACACCGACTCGGTCAGCCTCGGATTCGTCGCCCGCTTCGAGGACGAGATCGCGGGAATGGTGACGATCGCGTTCGCTCAGGAGAAGGACGCGCACGCGGCGGAGATCGATCTGCTCGTACCGGCGGCGCAGTGGGGGCGCGGCGTCGAGGAGGCCCTGCTCGCTCGCGCTCAGGCCGAGGCCCGCGCGCGCGGACGTTCCGTACTTCAGCTCTGGACGCTCCACCGTCCGGGTGAGGCCGAGCGCATGCTGATGCCGCGCACGGGGTGGGGTCGAGTCCCGGCTACCCCCCTCACCGATCTCCTCGAGGCCGCGGGCTACGAACTCGAGCAGGTCGAACGCAACAGCGAGTTCGATCTGCGGGCTGATCCGACGCCCCTGCGCGACGCCCTCACCGCGGCGCAGGAGACGGCCGGACCGGACTATCGGCTCGTCGAGTGGATGCTGCCGACTCCGCCCGAACTGCGTGCCGGGTTCGCCGCTGTCCTGGCTCGACTGTCGACCGATGCACCCAGCGGTGACATGGACTTCGCCGCCGAGGAGTGGGACGCCGACCGTGTGGTCCGACGCGAAGGACGACTCACCGGCGCCGGCCAGGCCGTCTCGGTCGCCGCAGTGCAGCATGTGCCGACGGGAGATCTGGTGGCCTACAACGAACTGCTGATCGCTGCTGACCGTACCGGAGTCACCCACCAGTTCGGCACACTGGTGGCCAAGGATCACCGAGGACACCGACTCGGCATGATCGTCAAATGCGCCAACCTGCTTCGCTGGCGCGATCTGATGCCGCACTCGCCTGTGGTCTCGACCTTCAACGCGGAGGAGAACCGACCGATGCTCGACATCAACGAGGCGATCGGCTTCGCGCCGGTGTCGTACGCCGGGGCCTGGCAGAAGAAGCTCGGAGACTGA
- a CDS encoding GNAT family N-acetyltransferase, producing MSIPLTAAATLHPLVLPARADAADAGEFRELARVRNVVYREVTGRAEQDLTPEALLPLLRSRKERTTYVWAVRLGGDIVGRAVVDVPNEEGSRVVIASVELRPSVWGRGIGSAVLPHLEAVARRHGRSVMQNWTEQPPSAGPRLEAPTGFGSVPEDHVARFLRRHGFHLEQVARVSHLELSAATLRRTGRLLAQAKAESRDYRVVQWRVPTPQDRAAGYAWLKSRMSTDAPSAGLETDEEAWDVARLTDAERRSAEMGRTVLVTAAEHITSGELSAFTELAIGPDPHAVSHQDDTLVLTEHRGHRLGLLVKCVSLLSWAEMVPESPRVVTYNAEENRPMLAINEALGFTPTAYEGAWKKELS from the coding sequence ATGTCCATCCCCCTCACCGCAGCTGCCACGCTGCATCCGCTCGTGCTCCCGGCACGGGCGGATGCAGCGGACGCGGGCGAGTTCCGCGAACTCGCCCGCGTCCGCAACGTCGTCTACCGCGAGGTCACCGGCCGAGCCGAACAGGACCTGACGCCCGAGGCATTGCTGCCCTTGCTGCGGTCGCGCAAGGAGCGGACGACATACGTCTGGGCGGTGCGCCTCGGCGGAGACATCGTGGGGCGTGCCGTCGTGGACGTGCCGAACGAGGAGGGTTCGCGTGTCGTCATCGCTTCCGTCGAACTCCGGCCGTCCGTGTGGGGCCGCGGCATCGGTTCCGCGGTACTCCCCCATCTCGAGGCGGTCGCCCGCCGTCACGGCCGCTCGGTGATGCAGAACTGGACGGAGCAGCCACCGAGCGCAGGCCCCCGGCTGGAGGCGCCCACCGGATTCGGCAGCGTCCCCGAGGATCATGTCGCGCGGTTCCTGCGCCGGCATGGCTTCCATCTCGAGCAGGTCGCCCGGGTGAGCCACCTGGAGCTGTCGGCCGCGACGCTCCGACGTACGGGCCGACTGCTCGCGCAGGCGAAAGCGGAGTCCCGTGACTACCGCGTCGTGCAGTGGCGAGTGCCGACGCCTCAGGATCGCGCGGCTGGATACGCGTGGCTGAAGTCGCGCATGTCGACGGACGCGCCGAGCGCGGGACTCGAGACCGACGAGGAAGCCTGGGACGTCGCACGCCTCACCGACGCCGAGCGCCGGTCGGCCGAGATGGGGCGGACCGTGCTGGTGACGGCCGCAGAGCACATCACCTCCGGCGAGCTCAGCGCGTTCACCGAACTCGCGATCGGCCCTGACCCGCACGCGGTCTCGCATCAGGACGACACCCTCGTGCTCACGGAGCATCGCGGCCACCGCCTCGGTCTCCTGGTGAAGTGCGTCTCACTCCTCTCCTGGGCGGAGATGGTCCCCGAGTCCCCGCGCGTGGTCACCTACAACGCCGAGGAGAACCGCCCGATGCTCGCCATCAACGAAGCCCTCGGCTTCACCCCCACCGCCTACGAAGGCGCATGGAAGAAGGAACTGTCATGA